The Candidatus Omnitrophota bacterium genome includes a window with the following:
- a CDS encoding 4Fe-4S dicluster domain-containing protein encodes MIITEGIFAAPVLLGAAGFAFALFLAVSDMLLEVKEDPKVALVEKALPGLNCGACGFSSCAAYAKAVVEGAAPVGKCSSADEESIKFLKTIFSSVSSPEKKVAVIRCAGGSAVKFPYKGVPTCEAASLVTGGFLECSWGCLGLGDCEKACPQGAIKVGSKGIAEVDHSKCTGCGLCVKACPRGLIELIPAARRYYVSCSSTEKAEVRNYCKNGCFACGICAAKKFNPDGVVEIKENLPVVIEDILKDPAQLLTAGSKCPVQAWKEINF; translated from the coding sequence ATGATTATAACTGAGGGAATTTTCGCGGCGCCTGTTTTACTCGGTGCCGCAGGCTTCGCATTCGCTTTGTTTTTAGCCGTTTCCGATATGTTGCTCGAGGTGAAAGAGGATCCTAAAGTCGCGCTGGTGGAAAAGGCCCTGCCGGGATTGAATTGCGGCGCCTGCGGATTTTCTTCCTGCGCCGCCTACGCTAAGGCTGTTGTGGAAGGCGCGGCTCCTGTAGGCAAATGTTCTTCGGCGGATGAAGAGAGCATAAAATTTTTGAAGACTATTTTTTCATCTGTCTCGTCTCCTGAGAAAAAAGTCGCCGTCATCAGATGTGCCGGCGGCAGTGCTGTTAAATTCCCGTATAAAGGGGTGCCCACCTGCGAAGCCGCCTCGCTTGTGACAGGGGGTTTCCTGGAATGTTCATGGGGCTGCCTCGGCTTGGGCGATTGCGAAAAGGCTTGTCCACAGGGGGCAATCAAGGTCGGCTCAAAGGGTATTGCCGAGGTGGATCATTCAAAATGCACCGGCTGCGGCTTGTGCGTTAAAGCCTGCCCCAGAGGACTGATCGAGCTGATACCGGCCGCCCGCAGATATTATGTCTCATGCAGCAGCACCGAGAAAGCGGAAGTGCGGAATTACTGTAAAAACGGCTGTTTTGCCTGCGGTATCTGCGCGGCTAAAAAATTCAATCCCGACGGCGTTGTGGAAATAAAAGAGAATCTGCCGGTGGTGATAGAAGATATACTGAAAGATCCCGCTCAGCTTTTAACCGCCGGAAGCAAGTGCCCGGTTCAAGCCTGGAAAGAAATAAATTTTTGA
- a CDS encoding electron transport complex protein RnfA, giving the protein MNYILIFIGAAVVNNFILSYFLGICPFLGVSTDLKKASGMGFAVIFVMVLASAATWGIYHKILMPYNLQYLQNVAFILVIASLVQFVEMFLKKFIPPLYQGLGIYLPLITTNCAILGLTLFMVIKDYDFIESLFYAVGAGTGFLMALLIMAGIRVRLDSADIPAPFRGAGIALITAGCLALVFMGFSGMMK; this is encoded by the coding sequence ATGAATTATATACTGATTTTCATCGGCGCGGCGGTAGTCAACAATTTTATCCTCAGTTATTTTCTCGGTATCTGCCCTTTCCTCGGCGTTTCGACGGATCTGAAAAAAGCTTCGGGAATGGGTTTCGCCGTGATTTTCGTTATGGTCCTGGCCTCAGCGGCGACATGGGGGATCTATCATAAAATACTTATGCCCTACAATCTGCAATATCTTCAGAATGTGGCCTTCATACTCGTTATAGCCAGCCTTGTGCAGTTTGTTGAAATGTTTCTGAAGAAATTCATTCCCCCTCTCTATCAAGGGCTTGGTATTTATCTTCCGCTGATCACTACCAACTGCGCCATCCTCGGGTTGACGCTGTTTATGGTGATAAAGGATTATGATTTTATAGAAAGCCTTTTTTACGCCGTCGGCGCGGGAACCGGATTTTTGATGGCCCTTCTGATAATGGCGGGGATCAGGGTGCGGCTGGACAGCGCCGATATACCGGCGCCATTCAGGGGGGCCGGCATAGCGCTTATAACCGCAGGGTGCCTGGCTCTTGTCTTTATGGGGTTTTCGGGAATGATGAAATGA
- a CDS encoding electron transport complex subunit E produces MKDFLKGIFEKNPILCYLLGLCPTLAVTTNVINALTMGLSVIFVLFFSNVIISLIRKAVPHQVRIASYIVVIATFVTIADIFLKANFFEMSRELGPFIPLIVVNCIILGRAEAFASRHGLVRSMLDALGMGTGFTLVLCVMGAIREILGSGTFLGAKAVPGFFPQFLVMILPAGAFITLGLLVGAHQAIKISKNEKR; encoded by the coding sequence ATGAAAGATTTTTTAAAAGGCATATTCGAGAAAAACCCGATACTCTGTTATCTGCTCGGTTTGTGCCCGACGCTCGCGGTGACGACGAATGTTATCAATGCCCTCACCATGGGCTTGAGCGTTATATTCGTGCTTTTCTTCAGTAATGTCATAATCTCACTCATAAGAAAAGCCGTGCCCCATCAGGTGAGGATAGCCTCTTACATAGTGGTGATCGCGACATTCGTTACCATCGCCGATATTTTTCTCAAAGCCAATTTCTTTGAAATGAGCCGTGAGCTTGGTCCCTTCATTCCTCTCATCGTCGTCAACTGCATAATACTCGGCCGCGCTGAAGCTTTTGCTTCGCGTCACGGCCTTGTCCGATCCATGCTGGACGCGCTGGGTATGGGAACGGGTTTTACTCTGGTTCTGTGCGTCATGGGCGCGATCAGGGAGATCCTGGGTTCCGGCACTTTTTTAGGGGCCAAGGCCGTGCCCGGATTCTTCCCGCAGTTCCTTGTTATGATACTGCCGGCGGGGGCTTTTATAACACTGGGCCTTCTGGTCGGAGCGCATCAGGCCATTAAAATATCAAAAAATGAAAAACGATAA
- a CDS encoding FMN-binding protein translates to MKKIVKISLFLLCLCFASGLILSFVWEKSSKKIDENEKRAKTEAVEELFPGEEISALSLDGEEYWQAGSAGYAFEASIMGFQDEIRAVVGVGKNMDRIKGIIILKCLETPGLGAEVTKDKFLKQFNGKNAPFSIVKTAPREKYDIQAVTGATISSRAVVKMINEKMMKMKAVIR, encoded by the coding sequence ATGAAAAAAATCGTAAAAATAAGTTTGTTCCTTCTCTGCCTGTGTTTCGCCAGCGGCCTCATCCTCTCATTCGTGTGGGAAAAATCGTCAAAAAAGATTGACGAAAATGAAAAACGCGCTAAAACAGAAGCCGTTGAAGAGCTTTTTCCGGGAGAAGAGATAAGCGCTCTTTCGCTCGACGGTGAAGAATATTGGCAGGCCGGCTCGGCCGGATATGCCTTTGAGGCGTCCATCATGGGTTTTCAGGACGAGATCAGGGCCGTCGTGGGCGTGGGCAAAAACATGGATCGCATCAAGGGGATAATAATACTGAAATGCCTGGAGACCCCGGGGCTCGGCGCGGAAGTGACAAAAGATAAATTCTTAAAACAGTTTAACGGGAAAAATGCCCCGTTCAGCATTGTGAAGACGGCTCCGCGTGAAAAATACGACATACAGGCCGTCACCGGAGCGACCATATCTTCCCGCGCTGTTGTAAAAATGATAAATGAAAAGATGATGAAAATGAAGGCGGTGATCCGCTGA
- a CDS encoding RnfABCDGE type electron transport complex subunit D: MKREFKVSLSPHDFSATDVPSVMRNVVIALAPAMAYSFYLWGKRAALLYTVSIFFAYASEYAFIRIRKKTFINDGSALVSGLLFAMTLPPSLPLSYAAYGIIFGMVFGKHFYGGLGANIFNPALLGRAFLMAAFPAAMTSWISPLDALTTATPLGAWKFSGEIWETGKILMGNCPGSVGETSAVLLLLGGAYLLIRKIIDYRVPLFYLAAVGSISSLFYFFAGESYGSPVFHLFSGGLMLGAFFMATDPVTMPANFRGRVIFGAGCGFFTMLLRYFSGFPEGVMFSVLIMNALAPLLEKIPAKESFGENNSVKRERNR; the protein is encoded by the coding sequence ATGAAAAGAGAATTTAAAGTATCGCTCTCACCGCATGATTTTTCCGCTACTGATGTGCCCTCCGTTATGCGGAATGTTGTTATCGCCCTCGCCCCGGCCATGGCCTACTCCTTCTATCTTTGGGGCAAAAGAGCCGCTCTTCTTTATACCGTCTCTATTTTTTTCGCCTACGCGTCGGAATATGCCTTTATCAGGATACGCAAAAAAACTTTCATAAATGACGGAAGCGCCCTTGTGTCAGGCCTTCTTTTCGCCATGACTTTACCCCCGTCGCTACCTCTTTCCTACGCCGCGTACGGCATTATCTTCGGCATGGTGTTCGGCAAACATTTTTACGGCGGTCTGGGGGCGAACATTTTCAATCCCGCGCTTCTCGGCAGGGCCTTTCTCATGGCCGCTTTTCCCGCCGCCATGACCTCCTGGATATCCCCGCTGGATGCTCTCACGACGGCGACGCCTCTGGGCGCATGGAAATTTTCGGGAGAAATATGGGAGACCGGAAAGATCCTGATGGGTAACTGCCCGGGCAGTGTGGGCGAAACATCCGCTGTCCTTCTGCTGCTGGGGGGAGCATATCTTCTCATCCGAAAAATCATTGATTACAGGGTGCCGCTGTTTTACCTTGCGGCGGTGGGGTCTATTTCCTCTTTGTTTTATTTTTTCGCTGGCGAATCCTACGGCAGTCCTGTTTTTCATTTATTTTCGGGCGGCCTGATGCTGGGGGCTTTTTTCATGGCTACGGATCCGGTGACGATGCCGGCCAATTTCAGGGGGAGGGTTATTTTCGGCGCCGGCTGCGGATTTTTCACGATGCTCCTGAGATATTTCAGCGGTTTCCCCGAAGGCGTTATGTTTTCCGTGCTCATTATGAACGCGCTCGCGCCGCTGCTTGAAAAAATTCCGGCGAAAGAGTCCTTCGGCGAAAATAATTCCGTAAAGAGGGAGAGGAATAGATGA
- the lgt gene encoding prolipoprotein diacylglyceryl transferase has translation MHEKIFSGAPVFPRILSIGPVTLHSYGLMVFIAVVAAWFVLKKEFAGRIAARRLEDIVFYSLLCGFVMARLFHFVFWDFGALADNPLEFFYVWHGGLAVGGGIIGGFLALFYFSRKEKIPFAEFCDYFAAPMILGQAIGRIGCFLAGCCYGSSCGTLPGVTFTDPASLAPLGAGLHPVQIYESLLNFLLFLLIIRLPLKKTGLRGAAYLAGYGITRFFMEFIRGDSITAFSGLTIMQIIAIILVISAGLYLTAVSQKAKNEKRI, from the coding sequence ATCCATGAAAAAATCTTTTCCGGAGCTCCTGTGTTTCCCCGCATACTGAGCATAGGTCCCGTTACGCTGCATTCTTACGGGCTGATGGTTTTTATCGCAGTTGTGGCGGCGTGGTTCGTGCTCAAAAAAGAATTCGCCGGCCGTATTGCCGCGCGGCGTCTTGAGGATATTGTTTTTTATTCGCTGCTTTGCGGTTTTGTCATGGCGCGTTTGTTTCATTTTGTTTTCTGGGATTTCGGGGCTCTGGCGGACAATCCCCTTGAATTTTTTTATGTCTGGCACGGGGGGCTCGCCGTGGGAGGCGGGATCATCGGCGGTTTTCTGGCGCTCTTTTATTTTTCGCGGAAAGAAAAAATACCTTTTGCCGAGTTCTGCGATTATTTCGCCGCGCCCATGATCCTGGGCCAGGCCATAGGCAGGATTGGCTGTTTTCTGGCCGGATGCTGTTACGGCAGTTCCTGCGGGACTCTGCCGGGCGTCACTTTCACAGATCCCGCGTCACTGGCGCCGCTGGGCGCGGGCCTTCATCCCGTCCAGATCTATGAGAGTTTGCTCAATTTCCTGCTCTTTCTCCTTATAATCAGACTGCCGCTGAAGAAAACAGGCCTGCGCGGCGCGGCCTATCTGGCGGGTTACGGCATAACAAGATTTTTCATGGAATTCATCAGAGGGGACTCGATCACCGCTTTTTCGGGTTTAACAATAATGCAGATTATTGCTATCATCCTCGTGATATCAGCCGGGCTTTATCTGACCGCTGTGTCTCAAAAGGCAAAAAATGAAAAGAGAATTTAA
- the trxA gene encoding thioredoxin, whose amino-acid sequence MIIVNDSNFEQEVVKADIPVMVDFYADWCGPCRMIAPVVEEVSGEYEGRVKVCKLNVDEAGQTAAKYRVSSIPFIGFFKNGELVDQLIGAVPKEALTAKIDSLL is encoded by the coding sequence ATGATCATTGTGAATGATTCTAATTTTGAGCAGGAAGTTGTTAAAGCGGATATACCGGTTATGGTGGATTTTTACGCTGACTGGTGCGGCCCGTGCAGGATGATAGCTCCGGTCGTTGAAGAGGTCTCGGGTGAATATGAGGGCAGGGTCAAGGTCTGTAAACTCAATGTTGACGAAGCCGGCCAGACGGCCGCGAAATACCGTGTCAGCAGCATACCCTTTATAGGTTTTTTCAAAAACGGCGAACTGGTTGACCAGCTTATAGGGGCTGTCCCCAAAGAAGCGCTGACGGCAAAAATAGATTCGCTTTTATAA
- the recR gene encoding recombination protein RecR produces MSNFYFCVERLKEAFYALPSVTPKFAAKLASDFIKLPPESRKKLLDELREAEESIRVCSVCGNYSSEDVCDICADKERDTSIICVVEEVMDVSVVEDAGFNGMYHILGGRIDPLNKILPENLNIESLFKRLESGAVKEVILATNLNRKGIATARYIYNEIARRFGDIKISHPAHGLSEGSEIIYVNAHTLKEALEGRRSFE; encoded by the coding sequence ATGAGTAATTTTTATTTCTGCGTGGAAAGGCTTAAAGAGGCCTTTTACGCGCTCCCCTCGGTCACCCCTAAATTCGCGGCCAAATTAGCCTCGGATTTTATAAAACTTCCCCCCGAATCAAGAAAAAAACTGCTTGACGAACTCAGGGAAGCAGAAGAATCGATCAGGGTCTGTTCTGTCTGCGGCAACTATTCATCTGAAGATGTCTGCGATATATGCGCGGATAAGGAAAGAGACACTTCCATTATTTGCGTTGTTGAGGAAGTGATGGATGTGTCTGTGGTTGAAGACGCCGGTTTTAACGGGATGTATCACATACTCGGTGGCAGAATAGATCCTCTCAACAAAATCCTTCCGGAAAATTTAAACATAGAGTCTCTTTTTAAAAGACTGGAATCGGGCGCGGTAAAAGAAGTGATACTGGCGACAAATCTCAACAGGAAAGGCATTGCCACAGCCCGGTACATATACAACGAGATCGCCCGGCGTTTTGGAGATATCAAGATCAGTCATCCCGCCCACGGCCTGTCGGAGGGGTCGGAGATAATCTATGTCAATGCCCACACGCTGAAAGAAGCGCTGGAGGGCCGGCGCTCTTTTGAGTAA
- the dnaX gene encoding DNA polymerase III subunit gamma/tau — MAHLVIARKYRPAKFSEIIGQGQVTVTLGNAIIKEKLAHAYVFSGPRGVGKTTAARILAKAVNCAEYPSSEPCNKCVSCKAIQAGNSMDIIEIDAASNRGIENIRELRENAAFAPSSSRYKVYVIDEAHQITKDAFNAFLKTLEEPPPYIIFVLATTEPEKLPVTILSRCQHFKFVLVNQAEVMGVLKKICVSEKVPVSDGALEAICEEAGGSIRDAESILEQVISSASGKTIEREDVEFILGLVESAKIKETLSAIASGDTKSAFALVGEIYSKGFSLQQFTRQLITALRRVLAELLSGRAGDGFKDPDRVYWMLESLCSAEQKMKWSEYPKILLELAFYKITSDFVPIGKVIELATSSGGDPESPAATSVKTLAAATKPAVSLPPSDKSAADLVKLLKGECGPAGKIFDFAEEIIVDGRKLCCRFSGENEVHAKRLLANSEVMEEALAAKGHKGMSIDVTIVMNEKEDPATPEEKITEAKQLEIEEPIIAKLHTLAGGELEGREDE; from the coding sequence ATGGCACATTTAGTTATCGCGAGAAAATACCGTCCGGCGAAATTCTCTGAGATCATAGGCCAGGGGCAGGTGACGGTGACGCTCGGAAACGCCATCATCAAAGAAAAGCTGGCGCACGCCTATGTTTTTTCCGGCCCCCGCGGAGTGGGGAAGACAACCGCCGCGCGGATCCTCGCCAAGGCGGTTAACTGCGCGGAGTATCCCTCGAGCGAACCCTGTAATAAATGCGTTTCATGCAAAGCGATTCAGGCCGGGAATTCAATGGATATCATAGAGATAGACGCGGCTTCCAACAGGGGCATTGAGAATATAAGAGAGCTCCGCGAGAACGCCGCTTTTGCCCCGTCATCATCGCGCTACAAAGTTTATGTTATCGACGAGGCGCATCAGATAACAAAAGACGCTTTTAACGCGTTCCTGAAAACGCTGGAAGAGCCGCCGCCCTATATCATTTTCGTTCTTGCCACAACCGAGCCGGAAAAACTTCCCGTGACGATTCTTTCGAGATGCCAGCATTTTAAATTCGTTCTTGTGAATCAGGCCGAGGTGATGGGTGTCCTCAAAAAAATATGCGTCAGCGAAAAAGTGCCGGTTTCCGACGGCGCTCTGGAAGCCATATGCGAGGAGGCGGGCGGCTCCATAAGAGACGCCGAGAGTATTCTTGAGCAGGTTATCTCCTCCGCTTCAGGAAAAACAATAGAAAGGGAAGATGTGGAATTCATCCTCGGTCTTGTGGAAAGCGCGAAAATAAAAGAAACTCTTTCGGCTATAGCGTCCGGCGACACAAAGTCGGCCTTCGCGCTGGTAGGCGAGATTTACAGCAAGGGCTTCAGCCTTCAGCAGTTCACAAGGCAGCTCATAACGGCCCTGCGCAGGGTTCTGGCGGAGCTTTTGAGCGGCCGGGCCGGTGACGGCTTTAAAGATCCGGACCGTGTTTACTGGATGCTTGAAAGCCTGTGCTCCGCCGAGCAGAAAATGAAATGGTCAGAGTATCCGAAAATTCTGCTGGAGCTGGCTTTTTATAAGATAACCTCGGATTTTGTGCCCATAGGCAAAGTTATAGAGCTGGCAACCTCTTCCGGCGGGGATCCTGAATCTCCCGCGGCAACGAGCGTAAAAACACTGGCGGCTGCCACTAAACCGGCGGTCTCTCTCCCCCCATCTGACAAGAGCGCCGCGGATCTGGTCAAGCTGCTGAAAGGAGAGTGTGGCCCTGCGGGAAAGATATTTGATTTTGCAGAGGAAATCATCGTTGACGGCAGAAAACTCTGCTGCCGTTTTTCCGGCGAAAACGAGGTGCACGCGAAACGCCTGCTGGCCAACAGCGAAGTTATGGAAGAGGCGCTTGCCGCGAAGGGACACAAAGGTATGAGCATAGACGTGACCATTGTCATGAACGAAAAGGAAGATCCTGCCACCCCGGAAGAAAAGATCACAGAGGCCAAGCAGCTTGAAATAGAGGAGCCTATCATAGCCAAGCTGCACACGCTGGCCGGAGGCGAGCTGGAAGGCCGGGAGGATGAGTAA